The following are encoded together in the Macadamia integrifolia cultivar HAES 741 chromosome 10, SCU_Mint_v3, whole genome shotgun sequence genome:
- the LOC122091585 gene encoding organic cation/carnitine transporter 4 yields the protein MPAAMSDTGDHGLTAALLSPSKKPTNERLSIDDMLHRYTGEFGSWQLRHFVLTSLAWALEAFHTMVMIFADRELAWRCAPGQAGASCSHSTQMSMCGLEPTSWEWVGGSGSSTVSEWGLICDNKYLVGLVQSTFFAGCMVGAGVFGHLSDSFLGRKGSLTVVCIMNAITGSLTAFSPTYQAYIALRFLTGFSTGGVGLCAFVLATEPVGPSKRGAVGMSTFYFFSSGIAILSGIAYMFRSWRVLYVASSIPSILFLVAVIPFISESPRWYLIRGKINKAMNVMRSIAQRNGKHLPDGVMLALDEDINDKTSNGLHNKESTTGVLLVLDEDINEKTSNVLHDKESTTEAATGSLFDVIRSPVTRMRLFLTVAINLLCSVVYYGLSLNVVNLKTNLYLSVFLNAVAEMPAFILTAILLDRFGRKPLAIGTLWFSGLFCLVGSVVGNHGVWRVVRMVCGVLGIFGMAGTYNLLFMYTAELFPTVVRNAALGCASQAAQMGAIFAPLVVVLGGGLPFAVFGVCGILGGLFAFYLPETMNQPLYDTMAGLEDGANNVCRRA from the exons ATGCCGGCGGCGATGTCTGATACCGGTGACCATGGCCTCACGGCGGCACTGCTATCACCGTCGAAGAAACCCACCAATGAGAGGTTGAGTATTGACGATATGCTTCATAGATACACGGGTGAGTTTGGATCATGGCAACTCAGGCACTTCGTTCTCACAAGTTTGGCTTGGGCTTTGGAAGCTTTCCATACCATGGTCATGATTTTTGCAGACCGTGAACTTGCTTGGAGATGTGCTCCTGGTCAAGCAGGGGCGAGTTGTTCTCACTCGACACAGATGAGCATGTGTGGATTGGAACCCACATCGTGGGAATGGGTCGGTGGTTCTGGGAGCTCTACGGTTTCTGAATGGGGTCTCATCTGCGATAATAAGTACTTGGTGGGTTTGGTTCAATCTACTTTCTTCGCCGGATGTATGGTAG GTGCAGGAGTATTTGGTCATCTTTCAGATTCATTCCTCGGAAGGAAAGGTTCTCTAACAGTTGTTTGCATCATGAATGCTATTACTGGCAGTTTAACGGCATTTTCTCCCACCTACCAGGCCTACATTGCTCTACGTTTCCTAACTGGTTTCAGCACTGGTGGGGTGGGGCTTTGTGCCTTTGTACTTGCCACCGAACCTGTTGGCCCCTCTAAGCGTGGTGCAGTTGGAATGTCGACATTTTACTTCTTCTCATCAGGCATTGCAATTCTTTCAGGCATTGCATATATGTTTCGGTCGTGGCGTGTCCTCTATGTTGCTTCCTCTATTCCTTCCATCCTCTTTCTTGTAGCAGTCATCCCCTTCATTTCTGAATCCCCTCGGTGGTACCTCATTCGTGGAAAGATCAACAAAGCCATGAATGTCATGCGTAGCATTGCACAACGCAATGGAAAGCATCTTCCTGATGGAGTTATGCTAGCTCTAGATGAGGATATCAATGACAAAACCTCAAATGGTTTGCATAACAAAGAATCAACAACTGGAGTTCTGCTTGTTCTAGATGAGGATATCAATGAAAAAACCTCAAATGTTTTGCATGACAAGGAATCAACAACTGAGGCTGCTACAGGTTCCCTCTTTGATGTCATTCGATCGCCTGTTACTCGTATGCGCTTATTTCTAACAGTTGCCATCAACTTGTTGTGCTCTGTTGTCTACTATGGATTGAGCTTGAATGTCGTCAATCTTAAAACCAATCTTTATCTCAGTGTGTTCCTTAATGCTGTTGCAGAGATGCCAGCATTCATATTAACAGCAATTCTACTGGACAGGTTTGGAAGGAAACCATTGGCAATAGGGACATTGTGGTTTAGTGGATTGTTTTGTTTGGTGGGGAGTGTAGTTGGTAACCATGGTGTGTGGAGGGTAGTGCGGATGGTTTGTGGAGTTCTTGGTATATTTGGAATGGCTGGAACTTATAATTTGTTGTTTATGTACACAGCTGAACTGTTTCCAACTGTTGTTAGGAATGCAGCACTTGGGTGTGCATCTCAAGCTGCGCAAATGGGAGCAATATTTGCACCATTGGTGGTGGTTTTGGGTGGGGGATTACCATTTGCAGTATTTGGGGTGTGTGGAATTCTTGGTGGTTTGTTTGCTTTCTACCTGCCAGAGACTATGAACCAGCCACTGTATGACACCATGGCTGGATTAGAGGATGGAGCCAATAATGTATGCAGAAGGGCATGA